From a region of the Streptomyces sp. NBC_01454 genome:
- a CDS encoding HAD family hydrolase yields the protein MTAHRLFSWTPAAVVFDCDGTLMDTERHWQDARDMVLREYGCTPSAEFSEQARGLHYTECGRLMAEAADRPDLTKTMTDTLLDRFRDLVAANPTTMPGAPELVHSAVQFAPLAVASNCPLEVVESCLDMAGLRECFRHIVVPDAAIRPKPHPDVYVTAARLCGVDPGDALAVEDSHCGVQAAAAAGMRVLGVGAQPGEKEQALADWWVDSLEEPTVQGWADARIPAQDTGPAAPGTAVS from the coding sequence ATGACCGCACATCGCCTTTTCTCCTGGACACCCGCCGCCGTCGTCTTCGACTGCGACGGCACCCTCATGGACACCGAACGCCACTGGCAGGACGCCCGCGACATGGTGCTGCGCGAATACGGCTGCACCCCCTCGGCCGAATTCTCCGAACAGGCCCGCGGACTGCATTACACCGAATGCGGGCGCCTGATGGCCGAGGCGGCCGACCGCCCGGACCTGACCAAGACCATGACGGACACCCTGCTCGACCGCTTCCGTGACCTCGTGGCCGCCAACCCCACCACCATGCCCGGCGCACCGGAACTGGTGCATTCGGCCGTGCAGTTCGCCCCGCTGGCGGTGGCCAGCAACTGCCCGCTGGAAGTCGTCGAGTCCTGCCTGGACATGGCCGGACTCCGGGAGTGCTTCCGCCACATCGTGGTGCCCGACGCCGCCATCAGGCCCAAGCCGCATCCCGATGTGTACGTCACCGCCGCCCGGCTCTGCGGAGTCGATCCGGGGGACGCGCTGGCCGTCGAGGACTCCCACTGCGGCGTGCAGGCCGCGGCGGCCGCCGGCATGCGGGTGCTCGGGGTGGGCGCCCAGCCCGGCGAGAAGGAGCAGGCGCTGGCCGATTGGTGGGTCGACTCACTGGAGGAGCCGACGGTGCAGGGGTGGGCGGACGCCCGCATTCCGGCCCAGGACACCGGGCCCGCCGCCCCTGGGACCGCCGTCTCCTGA
- a CDS encoding FadR/GntR family transcriptional regulator has product MDDPITRDTTVDALERRLRDAIIDGRHPVGALLPPERELAASYGVNRTTLKHAFVRLMQAGLVETRHGVGTRVRDFWRLGTAELLPSLVRRDGAWLGEIFEVRRQVGTLIGGLAARRATARDVAALRQQVAAVRAGSDGDQVQLADAEFHRTLARATGNRVYLLMTNTLLGGYLPVRQALARPFQDAAAAADRLHPVAEAVAAGDEDAARRAVEAYMTGTEALMRAPDGRVS; this is encoded by the coding sequence ATGGACGATCCGATCACTCGTGACACGACGGTCGACGCCCTGGAGCGCCGGCTGCGGGACGCGATCATCGACGGCCGGCACCCGGTGGGTGCCTTGCTGCCGCCCGAGCGCGAGCTGGCCGCCTCCTACGGGGTCAACCGCACCACGCTCAAGCACGCGTTCGTCCGGCTGATGCAGGCGGGCCTGGTCGAGACCCGGCACGGGGTGGGCACGCGGGTCCGGGACTTCTGGCGGCTGGGGACGGCAGAGCTGCTGCCGTCCCTGGTGCGGCGGGACGGCGCCTGGCTGGGGGAGATCTTCGAGGTACGGCGCCAAGTGGGCACCCTGATCGGGGGGTTGGCCGCGCGCCGGGCCACCGCGCGGGACGTCGCGGCGCTGCGGCAGCAGGTCGCCGCCGTACGGGCCGGCAGCGACGGTGACCAGGTGCAGCTCGCCGACGCGGAGTTCCACCGCACCCTGGCCCGCGCCACCGGCAACCGCGTCTATCTGCTCATGACCAACACCCTGCTCGGCGGCTACCTCCCGGTGCGCCAGGCGCTCGCCCGGCCGTTCCAGGACGCCGCTGCCGCGGCGGACCGCCTCCACCCGGTGGCGGAGGCGGTGGCCGCGGGCGACGAGGACGCCGCCCGCCGGGCCGTCGAGGCCTATATGACGGGTACCGAAGCCCTCATGCGCGCCCCGGACGGGCGGGTGTCCTGA
- a CDS encoding ScbA/BarX family gamma-butyrolactone biosynthesis protein, with protein sequence MSSSTAGTAGKSEPLSRSRTVARELVHRTSVAEVLLTDVRRTDTPDLFAAAASWPRAHATFPRDGSQRHSPLILVETLRQLGLYIPLRFYAVPAACHAVITDLYFRLAPGSAPPAHSGATEVTCHARVSAVRRSTHHGVCALRLDAVFTVCGLPFGQGGGGVRFLSEAQYRALRGRTAQVAVAVPSPDGAHRPPAAVLAVNHPQDAVLAVAGDGLLLAPADPLHPFLFDHPTDHVPGMALLEAARQAASYSSGGTLRRPRAGRMKAVRFTELAPPARVLCTQYDSLCVFRVTQGGTRTAYGTLSYQ encoded by the coding sequence ATGAGTTCCTCAACTGCTGGCACTGCCGGAAAGAGTGAGCCGCTCAGCCGGTCCCGCACCGTCGCGCGGGAACTGGTGCACCGGACTTCCGTGGCGGAGGTCCTCCTCACGGATGTACGGCGGACGGACACCCCCGACCTCTTCGCCGCGGCCGCGTCGTGGCCGCGCGCCCATGCGACGTTCCCCCGCGACGGGTCACAGCGGCACAGCCCGTTGATCCTGGTGGAAACGCTGCGTCAGCTCGGTCTGTACATCCCCCTGCGGTTCTACGCCGTTCCCGCGGCGTGCCACGCGGTCATCACCGACCTGTACTTCCGCCTCGCGCCCGGCAGTGCGCCGCCGGCTCACTCCGGCGCGACCGAGGTCACCTGTCACGCGCGGGTGAGCGCCGTACGGCGCTCCACGCACCACGGCGTGTGCGCACTGCGCCTGGACGCCGTCTTCACCGTCTGTGGACTGCCCTTCGGGCAGGGGGGCGGCGGTGTGCGGTTCCTGAGCGAGGCGCAGTACCGGGCGCTGCGCGGCAGGACCGCCCAGGTCGCGGTGGCCGTCCCGTCCCCGGACGGGGCTCACCGGCCGCCGGCCGCGGTACTGGCCGTGAACCACCCGCAGGACGCGGTGCTTGCCGTCGCCGGGGACGGGCTGCTCCTCGCGCCGGCCGACCCGCTGCACCCGTTCCTCTTCGACCACCCGACCGATCATGTGCCGGGCATGGCGCTCCTGGAGGCCGCACGGCAGGCCGCCTCGTACAGCAGCGGGGGCACCCTGCGCCGGCCGCGCGCCGGCCGCATGAAGGCCGTCCGGTTCACCGAACTCGCCCCGCCCGCCCGGGTGCTGTGCACGCAGTACGACTCGCTCTGCGTCTTCCGCGTCACCCAGGGCGGCACACGGACGGCCTACGGGACCCTCAGTTACCAATAG
- a CDS encoding ScbR family autoregulator-binding transcription factor produces the protein MYVQIRAKTTRRFLLEAAAALFDERGYAGTSISDISAHSGRTSGAIYFHFASKEKLALAIVEEHFATWPQLITRNRKPGLPALEKLVGLSFDVARSFRDDIVVRAGSRLWAERKAIETELPAPFLGWIDAVTQLLEEAGDNGELAAGVSPAATAHSVVCAFFGLHTVSDALEGRRHIEAHLHDLWLLLLRALQAEPDPAGLLDRVRRRARAGTQAPEPA, from the coding sequence GTGTACGTGCAGATCCGGGCGAAGACGACACGCAGGTTCCTTCTGGAGGCGGCGGCGGCCCTGTTCGACGAGCGGGGTTACGCCGGCACCAGCATCAGCGATATCAGCGCACATTCCGGCCGCACCAGCGGTGCCATCTATTTTCATTTCGCCAGCAAGGAGAAACTCGCCCTCGCCATCGTCGAGGAGCATTTCGCCACCTGGCCGCAATTGATCACCCGCAACCGGAAGCCCGGCCTGCCCGCCCTGGAGAAGCTCGTCGGTCTGAGCTTCGACGTGGCCCGGTCGTTCCGTGACGACATCGTCGTACGGGCCGGATCCCGTCTCTGGGCCGAACGCAAGGCCATCGAGACCGAGCTACCCGCCCCGTTCCTGGGCTGGATCGACGCGGTCACCCAGCTCCTCGAAGAGGCCGGCGACAACGGCGAACTCGCCGCCGGGGTGTCGCCCGCCGCGACCGCCCACAGCGTCGTCTGCGCCTTCTTCGGGCTGCACACCGTCTCCGACGCGCTGGAGGGGCGCCGGCACATCGAGGCCCATCTGCACGACCTGTGGCTGCTGCTGCTCCGCGCCCTCCAGGCCGAACCGGACCCCGCCGGCCTGCTCGACCGGGTCCGCCGCCGGGCCCGTGCCGGCACCCAGGCACCCGAACCGGCGTAG